The Tessaracoccus flavus genome includes the window AGATCGAGTACGACACGAAGTACGTGCTTGAAGGGCTCGTCAACTCCGCCACGATCAACTGGGTGTGGCTGCCGCCGTGGTCTCTGGAGATGATCACAGAGGACGGACGCGAACAGCTGCGCGCCGTCGGGTACAACCTCTGACCCGAGTGGCCGCGCCGACGAGCGTTCGGTAGCCGAAAGTTGTCTCGCGTTCGGCAAAGGTTGTCACGCACCCGAGAGCCCTTGAGGGGTGTGCAGGTCCTTGCTGGAATAGAAGCGCACCCCCTCCAAGGGGGCGCTGACCAGGCGATCGGCTCGGTGGCGAGCGGAGGCTATTCCCGGCACTCCCAAGCCCCGCATTCCGTCCCTCCGATCCGGCGCATGGTCACGTGGTGCTGGCCCCCCGGGGTCGGGTGCCGAGGGACCGTCCCCCCCCGGGTCCCACGCGCCCCACCACGAAACGTGAGCGATGCCCCGTCAGCGATTCCGCTGACGGGGCATCGCGCTGCTACTAGCCTTGACACCAGCGCCCGACCGAGATGGAGGACAATGATGCCCACTCTGAGTACCCCTGATGGAGTGACCCTGCACTACACCGATTCGGGGGGAGCAGGCCGGCCGGTGGTCTTCGTCCACGGATGGCCGCTCTCGGGGGCGGCCTTCTCCCGCAATGTGCCTGCGTTCGTCGACGCCGGCTACCGGATCGTCACGTACGACAGGAGAGGATTCGGTGCATCGAGCGCACCGACTGGAGACATCAACTACGACATCCTTGCCGATGACCTGGGGACGGTACTCGAGGATCTCGATCTCAACGACGTGGTGCTGGTCGGATTCTCCATGGGTGGTGGCGAAGTGGCCAGGTACCTCGGCAGGGGAGAGGCTGACCGGGTGTCGGCCGCCGTGTTCTCCGGTTCGATCACCCCCGCCCTGTGCATCACCGACGACAACCCCGACGGTGCTATGCCCTTCGATGGGTTCCAGAGCATGTCGGATGCGTGCCGTGAGGACAGGGACGGATTCCTCGAGCAGTTCGTCGGGTGGTTCTACAGCACCGAAGCCGGCGGCCTGCAGGTTGACGAGGAGACGCGGGCAGCGGCTCTGGACATTGCGCGCCAGTCGGATCCCGATACGGCCGCCGACGCGATCCTGTTGTGGGCGACGGATCTTCGTGACGACTGCCGTTCCATCTCAGTGCCGACGCTGGTCATCCACGGAGACGGGGATATCAACGTCCCGGCGGTCAAGTCGAGCACCCGGATGCCGGAGTACGTCGAGGGGGCCGAGGTTGTCCTCCTCGAGGGCGGACCCCACGGGGTCAACGACTCTCAGCCTGAGCAGTGGGAGGGCGCAATTCTGGACTTCCTGTCGCGGCACGGGGCCTGAGTTCCTGGTCTCTGGCCTCGTAACCGTGCGGGAGCCAGACGCGCAGACCCCACGTGCGGCCGTCCCGCTCGATGGCGCAGCGCCCTCCGAGCAGGGCCGCGCGTTCCTCGATGCCGACGAGCCCCAGCCCCTTGCGGCCCAGGGGCCTGCCGGTGCCGGGGTTGCCGAAGTAGGCCACGAGGTTGTCGCAGTCCTCCGTGATCTGGATGACGCACTCGGAGCCGGTCGGCGCGTGCTTGATCATGTTGCTCGTCGCTTCGACCGCGATCTTGGACAGCGTCGTTGCCCGGGCCGCGCTCACCGGGCCTATCTCGACCGACACCCGCGGCTGGAGTCCCTCGGCGCGCAGCCGGTCGGCCTGGTCGGCGACGACGGCGGTGAGGCTCTCGACGTCCGCGAGCGGGCCTCCGACCGGTCCCTCGCCCTGGTCGTGCTCGCGGAGATTGCGCAGCAGCTGGCGCAGATCCTGGGACGACGAGCTGCAGTCAGCGGCGATGAGTTCGAGCTCGGCCGTGAGTTCCGGCGTGGCATCGGGGTGCATGGAGGCCATGTGGGCGCGCATGGCTGCGTGGGACAGAGTCTGGGCCACGGTGTCGTGCAGATCTCTGGCCAACTCGACGCGCATCGTTGCCACCCGCTCCTCGGCGCCGACACGCTCCACGGCCAGGCGTCGTCTCGATTGGTGCCAGCCGTGCCCGGCGCCCAGCGCGATGGACAGGAGCAGCACCAGCATGACGGTCGCGGCCGGTTCCTCCGGTGTCCCCCCGTACGAGTGACGCACCAGGGTCAGGTAAACGGCCACGCCGAGGACGATGGTGATCGGTAGGCGCTCCGGGAGGCCGCGGCGGAAAGCGGCGAAGATGTTGATGAAGACCGTCAGCCCGGCAACGCTGACCAGGTTCGCGGGAAAGAACAGATAGCTCAGAAGGGAGACGCCACTGATCAGCGCCCCCGAACGGGGGGCCATGCCGGAGACCGCGGCGCCCAGGCAGATCACCAGGTCGAGGAGCCGGAGCGTCGAGTGCTCGAGCGGGTGCAGCGTGAACACGACCGCCAGGGACAACGCGGCGAGGACAGGTTCTATCCACGCGCCACGCTCGCGTGCTGTCTGCTCCGCCACCATGGCGAGAGTCTAGCCAGCGATCAGCGGCACGCCCACGGCAGCAGTGCGCACAGCCAGCCCGATCGGGTGCTGCTCGTCAAGCTGGTGACCGAGGGGCGCAGTAGCCTGTACTGGATGTAGCTGGCAGTGGCGATGGGGGCGGCGTCGACGGCTAGCTCAAGCATGGGGTCCTCCTGAAATGCGGCGCGCTAGTTTCCTCTGACGCTACGCAGGACGCGGGCCCGGGGCGAGCCTGGCCTGCTTTTGCCGGATGAATCGGGCACTTTTGTTGACGGCTCGATCAACTTTCGGCGACCCCTGGGCGTCATGGCTCGACCAGACCCCATTCGTGCGCGAGAGCGGCGAG containing:
- a CDS encoding alpha/beta fold hydrolase, coding for MPTLSTPDGVTLHYTDSGGAGRPVVFVHGWPLSGAAFSRNVPAFVDAGYRIVTYDRRGFGASSAPTGDINYDILADDLGTVLEDLDLNDVVLVGFSMGGGEVARYLGRGEADRVSAAVFSGSITPALCITDDNPDGAMPFDGFQSMSDACREDRDGFLEQFVGWFYSTEAGGLQVDEETRAAALDIARQSDPDTAADAILLWATDLRDDCRSISVPTLVIHGDGDINVPAVKSSTRMPEYVEGAEVVLLEGGPHGVNDSQPEQWEGAILDFLSRHGA
- a CDS encoding sensor histidine kinase; the protein is MVAEQTARERGAWIEPVLAALSLAVVFTLHPLEHSTLRLLDLVICLGAAVSGMAPRSGALISGVSLLSYLFFPANLVSVAGLTVFINIFAAFRRGLPERLPITIVLGVAVYLTLVRHSYGGTPEEPAATVMLVLLLSIALGAGHGWHQSRRRLAVERVGAEERVATMRVELARDLHDTVAQTLSHAAMRAHMASMHPDATPELTAELELIAADCSSSSQDLRQLLRNLREHDQGEGPVGGPLADVESLTAVVADQADRLRAEGLQPRVSVEIGPVSAARATTLSKIAVEATSNMIKHAPTGSECVIQITEDCDNLVAYFGNPGTGRPLGRKGLGLVGIEERAALLGGRCAIERDGRTWGLRVWLPHGYEARDQELRPRAATGSPELRPPTAQAESR